In one Salipiger abyssi genomic region, the following are encoded:
- a CDS encoding ABC transporter permease — protein MSLADHSRRKADLRLRWPNPWSAGAALIAALVVAPILAVIWIALFPAENIWPHLVSTTLPRYLRNTLVLMFGVGLLAGAVGSGAAWLIARYEFPGRRWLEWLLLLPLAIPAYVGAYALVDFLEYAGPVQTALRGLFGWSSARDYWFPEIRSMGAAIVVLAAALFPYVYLLARNAFREQSGASEEVAQSLGTGALGRFWRVGLPLARPAIAAGMAIVMMESVNDFGTVDYFAVQTLTTGIFSVWLQSNNAGGAAQIAATVLALVILLVLLEKHSRRKMRFFNLSTHHRPVARKPLPPRAGWLATLACALPFALGFVLPAGVILSHALRNAANWAEPALWEAGLHTLMVCGIAAVLTVLGGVFLVYGVRLSGRQLPRLLLPVTTIGYAAPGAVLGVGILIPLAGLDHALADTVEAVTGRDIGLVLTGSAFALVLAYFVRFFAIAQGAADAAMGRVSPNLALAARSLGRNQGQTLAEVYYPMIRTSIASALLLVFVDCVKELPATLLLRPFNYETLATRVHEQASLENLGDAAPAAMLVIAVGLTAVGLLARANR, from the coding sequence ATGAGCCTGGCAGACCACAGCCGCCGCAAAGCCGATCTGCGCCTGCGCTGGCCGAATCCGTGGTCGGCGGGGGCGGCGCTGATCGCCGCGCTGGTGGTGGCGCCGATCCTGGCGGTGATCTGGATCGCGCTGTTCCCGGCCGAGAACATCTGGCCGCATCTCGTCTCCACCACCCTGCCGCGCTACCTGCGCAACACGCTGGTGCTGATGTTCGGCGTCGGGCTGCTCGCCGGGGCCGTGGGCTCCGGCGCGGCCTGGCTGATCGCGCGCTACGAGTTTCCCGGACGGCGCTGGCTGGAATGGCTGTTGCTGCTGCCGCTGGCGATCCCGGCCTATGTGGGCGCCTATGCGCTGGTGGATTTCCTCGAATATGCCGGCCCGGTGCAGACCGCGCTGCGCGGGCTCTTCGGCTGGAGCAGCGCCCGCGATTACTGGTTCCCCGAGATCCGCTCCATGGGCGCGGCGATCGTCGTGCTGGCGGCGGCGCTCTTTCCCTATGTCTACCTGCTGGCGCGCAACGCCTTCCGCGAACAGTCCGGCGCCTCGGAAGAGGTGGCGCAATCGCTCGGCACAGGCGCCTTGGGGCGGTTCTGGCGCGTGGGCCTGCCGCTGGCACGCCCCGCCATCGCCGCCGGCATGGCCATCGTGATGATGGAATCGGTCAACGATTTCGGCACGGTGGATTATTTCGCCGTGCAGACGCTGACCACCGGCATCTTCTCGGTCTGGCTGCAAAGCAACAATGCCGGCGGTGCCGCGCAGATCGCCGCGACGGTGCTGGCACTGGTCATCCTGCTGGTGCTTCTGGAAAAGCACTCGCGCCGCAAGATGCGGTTTTTCAACCTCTCCACCCATCACCGCCCGGTCGCCCGCAAGCCGCTGCCGCCGCGCGCCGGCTGGCTGGCGACGCTGGCCTGCGCCCTGCCCTTCGCACTCGGCTTCGTGCTGCCCGCCGGGGTGATCCTGAGCCACGCGCTGCGCAACGCGGCGAACTGGGCCGAGCCGGCGCTCTGGGAGGCGGGGCTGCACACGCTGATGGTCTGCGGCATCGCGGCGGTGCTGACGGTTCTGGGCGGGGTGTTCCTCGTCTACGGCGTGCGGCTCTCGGGCCGGCAACTGCCCCGGCTGCTGCTGCCGGTGACGACCATCGGCTACGCCGCGCCCGGCGCGGTGCTGGGCGTCGGCATCCTGATCCCGCTCGCCGGGCTCGACCATGCGCTGGCCGACACGGTCGAGGCGGTGACCGGCCGCGATATCGGGCTGGTGCTCACCGGCTCGGCCTTTGCGCTGGTGCTGGCCTATTTCGTGCGATTCTTCGCCATCGCCCAGGGCGCCGCGGATGCGGCGATGGGCCGGGTCTCGCCGAATCTGGCGCTCGCCGCCCGCTCGCTCGGGCGCAATCAGGGCCAGACCCTGGCCGAGGTCTATTACCCGATGATCCGCACCTCCATCGCCTCGGCGCTGCTGCTGGTCTTTGTCGATTGCGTCAAGGAGCTGCCGGCGACGCTGCTCCTGCGCCCGTTCAACTACGAGACGCTGGCGACGCGGGTGCATGAGCAGGCCTCGCTGGAAAATCTCGGCGACGCGGCACCGGCGGCAATGCTGGTGATCGCCGTCGGGCTGACCGCCGTGGGGCTTTTGGCCCGCGCAAACCGATAG
- a CDS encoding SOS response-associated peptidase — translation MCGRFVDPNLRGTDLEHSEIKIDPIPRRFNVKPTQDVLLFAKRQREAHYARWWLVPSWHKGELKDWKATTFSARIEDAASKPTYRAVWRHGRCLIPAAGYYEWTGEKGAKQPHFIRSAGNEETLWFAGLASRWGELLTCTIMTRAANADVSDVHHRMPVILNSDERDAWLDGSDETDLGAGAMLRHHPVARFGGKDDGPELIEPFD, via the coding sequence ATGTGTGGCCGATTCGTAGATCCAAACCTGCGCGGGACCGATCTCGAGCATTCCGAGATCAAGATCGACCCGATACCGCGTCGCTTCAACGTGAAGCCGACGCAGGATGTCCTTCTGTTCGCCAAGCGGCAACGCGAGGCACACTACGCGCGCTGGTGGCTCGTACCGTCCTGGCACAAGGGAGAACTGAAGGACTGGAAAGCCACGACGTTTAGCGCCCGCATCGAAGACGCGGCGAGCAAGCCGACTTATCGGGCGGTCTGGCGCCATGGCCGCTGCTTGATCCCGGCCGCGGGCTATTACGAATGGACGGGAGAGAAGGGCGCTAAACAACCGCATTTCATCCGCTCCGCCGGCAATGAAGAAACCCTATGGTTCGCGGGGCTCGCGTCGCGCTGGGGCGAGCTGCTCACCTGCACGATCATGACAAGAGCGGCGAACGCGGACGTCTCCGATGTCCATCACCGGATGCCGGTGATCCTCAACTCCGACGAGCGGGACGCCTGGTTGGACGGCAGCGATGAGACCGATCTTGGGGCAGGGGCGATGCTTAGGCATCATCCCGTCGCGCGGTTCGGGGGCAAGGATGACGGTCCCGAACTGATCGAGCCGTTCGACTGA